In Bythopirellula goksoeyrii, a single window of DNA contains:
- a CDS encoding YraN family protein, whose product MTSLLTWLPFSFRSAPKSLGERGEIAAARFLKRAGYRIVTTRHRKRYGEIDIIAVDYSASSDTVVFVEVKTRRLDDTTQPAEAVDSARQRRLTHAGLAFLKGHGLLEYASRFDVIEVVWPENQKLPSIRHILDAFPAVGQGQMYS is encoded by the coding sequence ATGACTTCGCTACTCACTTGGTTGCCGTTCTCATTTCGATCGGCTCCCAAGTCGTTAGGCGAACGAGGTGAAATTGCCGCGGCTCGGTTCTTGAAACGTGCCGGCTACCGCATTGTCACAACTCGGCACCGCAAGCGGTATGGCGAGATCGACATCATTGCCGTCGACTATTCCGCTAGTTCTGACACAGTCGTGTTCGTGGAGGTGAAAACCCGTCGCCTCGATGATACTACGCAACCGGCAGAAGCGGTCGACTCGGCTCGACAACGGAGGCTTACCCACGCCGGGCTCGCCTTTCTCAAGGGACATGGTCTACTCGAATATGCCAGCCGGTTCGACGTGATCGAGGTCGTCTGGCCCGAGAACCAGAAGCTTCCCAGCATCCGCCACATCCTCGATGCATTTCCAGCCGTGGGACAGGGGCAGATGTATAGTTGA
- a CDS encoding AAA family ATPase: MASEILEAPIPVPNAQQTVEKRLHTPEGSPVRFIPPEPAEIEDTGLQAHDLEVLILKLLLKRGTVTGRTIAESMHLPRHIIQQPLERLRSELMIAIKGSSGLEDFVFQLTEAGFDRARREDQHCSYAGAAPVSLDAYMAAISKQSIQLSSLTMEKLRSAFSEMCLSENLLSQLGQAINDGRGLFLFGPPGNGKTCLSELVVSAFGEYLWIPRTVTIDGELVRLYDPRSHEAVELPQLKDISYDRRWILIRRPTIVVGGELTMQQLDLQVNPQTGISEAPVQLRANGGALVIDDFGRQRMPTSELLNRLIVPMEKHHDYLNLSSGRQIAVPFDMLIVFSTNLEPSDLVDEAFLRRIPYKIEVEGPTTEEYVALFHELASKIDCQCDPEAVDYLLEKHYLPSQRPLRFCHPRDLLRQIRNYCEFHNQPLAVTRQTVDVAVKNYFAGL, translated from the coding sequence ATGGCTAGTGAAATCCTTGAAGCTCCGATACCTGTTCCAAACGCCCAACAGACAGTCGAGAAGAGACTGCACACTCCTGAAGGATCCCCCGTGCGGTTCATTCCTCCGGAGCCCGCAGAAATCGAAGACACGGGACTCCAAGCACACGATCTGGAGGTGCTAATCCTGAAGTTGCTTCTGAAAAGGGGCACCGTCACAGGTCGCACCATCGCCGAGTCGATGCATCTACCGCGCCACATCATTCAGCAGCCATTGGAACGATTGCGGTCTGAACTGATGATCGCCATCAAAGGTTCGTCGGGTCTGGAAGACTTTGTGTTCCAACTCACCGAAGCCGGTTTCGATCGGGCTCGCCGCGAGGATCAACATTGTTCCTACGCCGGGGCAGCTCCGGTTTCCTTGGATGCCTACATGGCTGCCATTAGCAAGCAGTCGATTCAACTAAGCAGTCTTACGATGGAGAAGTTGCGCAGCGCGTTCAGTGAAATGTGCCTGAGTGAAAACCTGCTCAGTCAACTCGGCCAAGCAATCAACGATGGTCGAGGTCTGTTCCTGTTTGGCCCTCCAGGCAACGGCAAGACATGCCTCTCCGAGCTGGTCGTGAGTGCCTTTGGCGAGTACCTCTGGATTCCCCGCACGGTCACGATTGATGGGGAGCTGGTGCGACTCTACGACCCACGCAGCCACGAGGCGGTTGAATTGCCTCAGTTGAAGGATATCAGTTACGACAGACGATGGATCCTGATTCGTCGTCCCACGATCGTCGTCGGCGGTGAATTGACCATGCAGCAACTCGATCTCCAGGTCAACCCGCAAACGGGAATTAGCGAAGCTCCAGTCCAACTACGTGCCAATGGCGGCGCCCTGGTCATCGACGATTTTGGCCGCCAGCGTATGCCCACCTCAGAACTCTTGAACCGACTTATCGTGCCGATGGAGAAACACCACGACTACCTGAACCTCTCGAGCGGCCGTCAGATCGCCGTGCCGTTCGACATGCTGATCGTGTTTTCTACCAACCTGGAGCCTAGCGACTTGGTCGACGAAGCGTTCTTACGACGTATCCCCTACAAGATCGAAGTCGAAGGCCCAACGACCGAAGAGTACGTGGCACTGTTTCACGAACTTGCCAGCAAAATCGACTGCCAGTGCGACCCTGAGGCAGTGGACTATCTACTAGAGAAGCACTACTTGCCATCCCAGCGCCCTTTGCGCTTCTGCCACCCCCGCGATCTCTTACGTCAGATCCGCAATTACTGCGAATTCCACAACCAGCCCCTGGCGGTGACGCGTCAGACGGTAGACGTTGCGGTGAAAAACTACTTCGCGGGATTGTAG
- a CDS encoding nuclear transport factor 2 family protein, translated as MKIPLIAIAVILIFSSNSCLFADEPSELFIQLRDMDSTIFEEGFNKCNEEVLRSVLHEDLEFLHDLSGESEFDGFIKSIQENICSNPHGKLTRKVVPESLSVFPLKKDGTTYAAVQFGAHEFYFTPNGGSANRVSSGRFIHTYFLNEGEWKLKRVISYDHQSASPDEPREIERPPEPIRGAN; from the coding sequence GTGAAAATTCCGCTGATTGCAATCGCCGTTATACTCATTTTCTCCTCGAACAGTTGCCTATTCGCAGATGAGCCATCTGAGCTGTTCATCCAACTGCGTGATATGGACAGTACGATCTTTGAGGAGGGTTTCAATAAGTGCAACGAAGAGGTTCTGCGAAGTGTTCTACATGAGGATCTCGAATTCCTTCATGACTTGTCAGGCGAATCGGAATTCGATGGATTCATCAAATCAATCCAAGAGAACATTTGCTCCAATCCTCATGGCAAACTTACCCGGAAGGTGGTCCCAGAAAGTCTGTCTGTGTTCCCACTCAAGAAGGATGGAACGACCTACGCCGCGGTTCAGTTCGGAGCACACGAGTTTTATTTTACTCCAAATGGAGGATCAGCGAACCGAGTCTCCAGCGGTCGTTTCATTCATACTTATTTTTTGAACGAGGGAGAATGGAAATTGAAACGTGTCATTAGTTACGATCATCAATCGGCGTCCCCAGACGAACCCCGCGAAATTGAGAGGCCCCCAGAGCCTATACGGGGGGCAAATTGA
- the rplS gene encoding 50S ribosomal protein L19: MSQDIIKLVEQSSLKEDVPQFEIGDSVDVHTRILEGDKERIQVFSGVVIARSGSGSKEMFTVRRIVDGQGVERKFPIHSPRIAKVEVKRSSVVRRAKLYFLRERSGKAVRLKERRTDRVKAGK, encoded by the coding sequence ATGAGCCAAGACATCATTAAATTAGTCGAACAATCGAGCCTCAAGGAAGATGTGCCCCAGTTCGAAATCGGCGACTCCGTCGACGTACATACCCGTATCCTGGAAGGGGACAAAGAGCGCATCCAAGTCTTCTCTGGGGTAGTCATCGCCCGTAGTGGCTCCGGCTCCAAAGAGATGTTCACGGTCCGACGTATCGTCGACGGCCAAGGGGTCGAGCGGAAGTTCCCCATCCATTCACCGCGGATTGCCAAAGTAGAAGTTAAGCGAAGCAGCGTCGTCCGCCGTGCCAAACTTTACTTCCTCCGTGAGCGGTCCGGTAAGGCCGTCCGTCTGAAGGAACGCCGCACCGATCGGGTCAAAGCCGGTAAATAG
- the trmD gene encoding tRNA (guanosine(37)-N1)-methyltransferase TrmD, whose protein sequence is MRFDVLTLFPEMFSGYMTQSLLKLAIDRQLVQIHLHNIRNWSRDKHQCVDDRPFGGGPGMVIKPEPTVEAVEEVQTLDANPGKLVMLTPQGETLNQQVVERLATHKRLVLLCGRYEGFDQRVCDILQPEELSIGDFVLNGGEVAAMTVIDTVIRLVPGVLGDEESSHVDSFSTGNRLLEHSQYTRPREYRGHQVPEILLSGDHPQIAAWREKNSRDRTQERRPDLL, encoded by the coding sequence ATGCGTTTCGATGTGCTGACTTTGTTTCCGGAAATGTTCTCTGGTTACATGACGCAGAGCTTGTTAAAGCTCGCCATCGATCGCCAACTGGTGCAGATTCATCTGCACAACATAAGAAACTGGAGTCGAGACAAACACCAATGTGTCGACGATCGCCCCTTCGGTGGCGGCCCCGGGATGGTGATCAAGCCCGAGCCGACAGTCGAAGCGGTCGAAGAAGTACAAACCTTGGATGCAAATCCGGGGAAGCTGGTCATGCTGACCCCACAGGGGGAAACCTTGAACCAGCAGGTGGTCGAGCGTTTAGCCACACACAAGCGACTTGTGCTCTTGTGTGGACGCTACGAAGGATTCGACCAACGCGTGTGTGACATCCTGCAGCCTGAGGAGTTGTCGATCGGCGACTTTGTCCTCAACGGCGGGGAAGTGGCAGCGATGACGGTGATCGACACCGTAATCCGCCTCGTGCCCGGCGTGTTGGGAGACGAAGAGTCGAGCCATGTGGATTCCTTTTCCACAGGGAATCGCCTCCTTGAGCATAGCCAATACACTCGTCCGCGTGAGTATCGCGGACACCAGGTTCCGGAGATTCTCCTTAGCGGAGACCATCCCCAGATTGCAGCCTGGCGAGAAAAGAATAGTAGAGACCGGACCCAAGAGCGGCGACCCGACTTGCTCTAG
- the rpsP gene encoding 30S ribosomal protein S16: MAVRIRLKKMGRTHRPFFRVCAFDHHAPRDGKALEELGVYDTSVADTDARAVLNGERIAYWLSVGAQPTEKVAVLIKKYGKDGTHLAQQQEALSKKAQPKVVPDPGAPASLPKKKEEEPAPTEAAATEAPAEVAAESAPAESTTEPPVAETATEEKPAETAAAPEEAAAKE; this comes from the coding sequence GTGGCAGTCAGAATTCGATTAAAGAAGATGGGTCGGACCCATCGTCCCTTTTTCCGTGTGTGTGCGTTCGATCATCATGCCCCCCGCGATGGGAAGGCTCTGGAAGAACTGGGCGTTTATGACACCAGTGTAGCCGACACGGATGCGCGTGCCGTACTTAATGGGGAGCGGATTGCCTATTGGCTTAGTGTGGGTGCCCAGCCGACAGAGAAGGTGGCTGTGCTGATCAAGAAGTACGGCAAGGATGGCACCCACCTCGCCCAGCAGCAAGAGGCTTTGTCTAAGAAGGCTCAGCCAAAGGTCGTGCCCGATCCTGGTGCCCCTGCCTCACTGCCCAAGAAAAAAGAAGAAGAACCAGCTCCAACGGAAGCTGCCGCAACAGAAGCTCCTGCAGAGGTAGCAGCCGAGTCTGCTCCCGCAGAATCTACAACGGAACCACCGGTCGCCGAGACCGCTACCGAAGAGAAGCCTGCCGAAACAGCTGCTGCACCCGAAGAAGCTGCTGCGAAAGAGTAA
- the ffh gene encoding signal recognition particle protein, with protein sequence MFEALQDGLTSAFKTLRGKGKLSEANMRDGLKLVEKSLLEADVSFPVVRQFMADVTEQAVGEKVLKSLDPSQQVVGLIYQELVNMMGPVDNSLHLLGKDQVTVLMMCGLQGSGKTTTCGKLGRMLKESGRKPLMVAADLQRPAAIDQLHVIGEQLGIEVFSDRGQKDPVTVCNEALKQAKKLGADVVILDTAGRLHVDDELMGQLQRIDRQCNPHQAYLVVDGMTGQDAVNSAKAFNEALELDGVILTKMDGDARGGAAISVKHVTGVPIKFIGTGEHLDALEEFHADRMAGRILGQGDIMTLVEKAQREFDQDEMLRQEERMKKGEFTLDDFKSQLSQIKKLGPLQKVMGMIPGMSGMKDAMGDMDPEQDMKRLFGIIDSMTADERRNPTKTIDQSRRRRIAAGSGVEPHEVNELVKQFDVMATMMTQLAGKGMRERMKMMRQMQSEMTNPNAQLAKKKQPTGKRLSPAEKAKLKKEREKEMRRKKREQRGRK encoded by the coding sequence ATGTTTGAAGCCCTCCAAGATGGTCTGACCTCTGCGTTCAAGACGCTCCGAGGCAAGGGCAAACTCTCCGAAGCCAACATGCGCGACGGCCTGAAGCTGGTCGAGAAATCGTTGCTCGAAGCGGACGTGAGCTTCCCGGTCGTCCGGCAATTCATGGCCGATGTGACCGAGCAAGCCGTCGGCGAGAAGGTGCTCAAATCGCTCGATCCCAGCCAGCAGGTCGTGGGCCTCATTTACCAGGAACTGGTAAACATGATGGGGCCGGTCGACAATTCGCTTCATCTCCTTGGCAAAGACCAGGTAACCGTATTGATGATGTGCGGGCTGCAAGGTTCCGGGAAGACGACCACCTGCGGCAAGCTGGGCCGGATGCTCAAAGAGTCGGGTCGCAAACCGCTCATGGTGGCCGCTGACTTGCAGCGACCTGCGGCGATCGACCAACTGCATGTAATTGGCGAGCAACTAGGGATCGAAGTTTTTTCGGATCGTGGCCAGAAGGACCCCGTCACGGTTTGCAACGAAGCACTCAAGCAGGCAAAGAAACTGGGTGCCGACGTTGTGATTCTTGACACAGCTGGTCGATTGCATGTCGACGACGAATTGATGGGCCAGCTGCAGCGAATCGACCGCCAGTGCAATCCGCATCAGGCGTACTTGGTCGTCGACGGCATGACTGGTCAGGATGCGGTCAATAGCGCCAAGGCGTTCAACGAAGCCTTGGAACTCGATGGCGTGATTCTCACGAAGATGGATGGCGATGCCCGTGGTGGGGCGGCGATTTCAGTGAAGCATGTTACCGGCGTACCGATCAAGTTCATCGGCACCGGCGAGCACCTGGATGCCCTGGAGGAATTCCACGCAGACCGGATGGCAGGCCGCATTCTGGGTCAAGGCGATATTATGACCCTTGTCGAAAAAGCCCAACGCGAATTCGACCAGGACGAAATGCTCCGCCAGGAAGAGCGGATGAAGAAAGGCGAGTTCACACTCGACGATTTCAAATCGCAACTGAGCCAAATCAAAAAGCTCGGCCCGTTGCAAAAAGTGATGGGCATGATTCCTGGCATGAGCGGCATGAAGGATGCTATGGGCGACATGGATCCCGAGCAGGACATGAAGCGGCTATTTGGGATTATCGATTCGATGACGGCTGACGAACGGCGGAATCCAACCAAGACGATCGACCAAAGTCGCCGCCGCCGGATCGCCGCCGGCTCGGGCGTCGAGCCCCACGAAGTGAATGAATTGGTTAAGCAATTCGACGTGATGGCCACCATGATGACCCAACTTGCCGGCAAGGGGATGCGGGAACGGATGAAGATGATGCGGCAAATGCAGTCGGAGATGACCAATCCCAATGCCCAGCTTGCGAAGAAGAAGCAACCCACCGGTAAGCGGCTTTCGCCGGCAGAGAAGGCCAAGCTCAAAAAAGAGCGAGAAAAAGAGATGCGTCGTAAGAAAAGAGAGCAGCGGGGGAGAAAATGA
- a CDS encoding outer membrane protein assembly factor BamB family protein, producing MFRYACLIVSLLVAANSSFGEEASRQWPGFRGPEFTGVAPHGNPPTTWSEDKNIRWKVEIPGQGSGSPTVWGDRIYLQTAIKTDRTADSTDNTASRIVPEPDHAPFRLVATDRDGLLAQAEPPQDGERPRDGERRRRGRRGGGFGRAEAPTNYYQFIVMCLDRKTGELVWQETACEAIPHEGHHGTSSYASATPVTDGENIYVSFGSRGIYSYTMDGKLRWQRDLGDQTMRGSFGEGSSPALYKDTLVIIWDHEGQSFITALNANTGESKWKVERDEASTWLTPLIVEYDSKVQIIINGMNRARGYDLSNGEVIWECGGQASNPVPTAVLHGDLVFCMTGHRGSALYAIPLSAKGDITDSDEIAWHIERDTPYVPSPLLYDDQLYFTKANTAILSCYNADTGEVIYRGKRLPDMDTVYSSPVAADGRIYIAGRNGTTTVLKHGPEFEVLATNMLDEPIDATPAIVGNEIIIRTSGHLYSIAE from the coding sequence ATGTTCAGGTACGCTTGTTTGATCGTGTCCTTGTTAGTGGCCGCCAATTCTTCCTTCGGCGAAGAAGCTTCACGCCAATGGCCCGGCTTTCGCGGGCCCGAGTTCACGGGAGTAGCGCCGCATGGCAATCCACCCACTACATGGAGCGAGGACAAAAACATCCGCTGGAAAGTCGAAATCCCTGGTCAGGGCAGCGGCTCACCTACGGTCTGGGGGGATCGCATTTATCTTCAGACCGCAATCAAGACCGATCGAACGGCTGACTCAACTGACAATACGGCGAGTCGTATCGTCCCTGAACCCGATCATGCTCCGTTCCGACTGGTGGCAACTGATCGCGACGGGTTGCTAGCTCAAGCAGAGCCTCCTCAAGATGGCGAAAGACCTCGGGATGGCGAGCGTCGTCGCCGCGGCCGTCGGGGAGGTGGCTTCGGACGAGCAGAGGCTCCTACCAATTACTATCAATTCATTGTCATGTGCCTGGATCGCAAGACGGGGGAACTAGTCTGGCAAGAAACTGCTTGCGAGGCGATTCCTCACGAAGGGCATCACGGCACGTCCAGTTATGCCTCCGCGACGCCGGTGACCGATGGCGAAAACATTTATGTTTCATTCGGTTCGCGGGGCATCTATTCCTACACCATGGATGGCAAACTTCGCTGGCAAAGAGATCTAGGCGATCAGACCATGCGGGGTTCCTTTGGTGAGGGATCTTCTCCCGCGTTGTACAAAGATACGCTCGTGATCATTTGGGATCACGAAGGGCAATCTTTTATTACCGCACTCAATGCCAACACGGGTGAAAGCAAGTGGAAGGTAGAACGGGATGAAGCGTCTACCTGGCTCACGCCACTCATTGTGGAGTACGATAGCAAAGTGCAAATTATCATCAACGGCATGAATCGGGCTCGGGGCTACGATCTTTCCAACGGAGAAGTCATTTGGGAATGTGGGGGGCAAGCCAGCAATCCTGTTCCCACGGCTGTGCTTCACGGAGACTTGGTGTTCTGCATGACTGGTCATCGTGGTTCAGCGTTATATGCCATCCCCCTTAGCGCCAAAGGAGACATCACCGATAGCGATGAGATCGCCTGGCACATCGAACGTGACACCCCTTATGTCCCTTCGCCATTGCTCTATGACGACCAACTCTATTTTACCAAGGCCAACACCGCGATTCTTTCTTGTTACAATGCCGACACGGGGGAAGTGATCTATCGGGGCAAGCGGCTACCCGATATGGACACGGTCTATTCTTCCCCGGTCGCCGCCGATGGCAGGATCTACATTGCGGGTCGCAACGGCACGACAACAGTCCTCAAGCATGGCCCCGAATTCGAGGTCCTGGCAACCAACATGCTCGACGAACCGATCGATGCGACCCCAGCTATTGTCGGCAATGAGATTATTATCCGTACTTCGGGACATTTGTATTCGATTGCGGAGTGA
- a CDS encoding class I SAM-dependent methyltransferase — protein MSYQDWNCLAAEFEKSVCDITASSGEQLVELVDAAHPTRRQTLVDAGCGIGTFAKQFGRRYGKVVAFDFASAMVRRARGLCRELNHATWQTLPLEDAGAQLGTVGHLVACLNVITSPNAALRTRQWDSVVQLVRPGGHLLLVVPSLESARHVAEHDSEAFGGTLDTEADLVNRRDTEQKHYTRQELRRALVGRGMKVDHLREVHYPWDDDGLDASDAIPPWDWVCLAQKPLAA, from the coding sequence ATGAGTTACCAAGATTGGAACTGTCTGGCAGCGGAATTTGAAAAATCTGTCTGCGACATCACGGCTAGTAGCGGCGAGCAGCTTGTCGAACTAGTAGACGCAGCGCACCCTACGCGGCGGCAAACTCTGGTTGACGCGGGGTGTGGCATTGGGACTTTTGCCAAGCAGTTTGGCCGACGATATGGCAAAGTAGTCGCTTTTGATTTCGCTTCGGCGATGGTACGGCGGGCTCGTGGCCTCTGCCGAGAGTTGAACCATGCAACCTGGCAGACGCTTCCTTTAGAAGACGCTGGTGCACAGCTTGGTACAGTCGGCCATCTGGTTGCTTGTCTTAACGTGATTACTTCCCCCAATGCTGCTCTTCGTACTCGTCAGTGGGATAGCGTAGTGCAACTGGTGCGGCCCGGCGGGCATCTGCTGTTAGTAGTCCCATCACTGGAATCCGCTCGTCATGTAGCGGAACATGATTCCGAGGCGTTTGGCGGAACTTTGGATACCGAGGCCGATCTCGTCAACCGCCGCGACACGGAGCAGAAGCACTACACGCGTCAGGAGCTTCGTCGCGCGCTCGTGGGACGAGGGATGAAAGTCGATCACCTTCGGGAAGTTCACTACCCGTGGGACGACGATGGCCTGGACGCGTCCGACGCAATACCGCCCTGGGATTGGGTCTGCCTGGCACAAAAGCCGCTTGCGGCTTAG
- a CDS encoding dual specificity protein phosphatase family protein, protein MAVPLRHSPVWLLALNLLFASFLFLPFCSSLAVERSSTPQAVNATRFPHLHNLQRLSERIYVGAEPHEDVAFAELAELGVLTVVSVDGAKPQAAAARHHGLRYVHIPIGYDGVSEEAGKSLAQLVRSVEGPIYIHCHHGKHRGPAAAAVACIAEGTVDHKEAIEILKRSGTSSDYAGLWRDVEAYQPPAEDATLPALVEVAEVDSLTAAMAQVDRASDHLKLCQAADWQPMAEHPDISARQEALLLREGLFEAARQLTAEQRSDTRLASWFGSALRSAKELEHALEAKNSDLAAQKMELLHKSCQQCHSAYRD, encoded by the coding sequence ATGGCAGTTCCCTTACGACATTCTCCAGTTTGGCTACTTGCTCTGAACTTGCTGTTCGCAAGTTTTCTTTTCTTGCCATTTTGCTCCTCTCTGGCCGTTGAGAGGTCTTCTACACCCCAAGCAGTGAATGCGACTCGCTTTCCCCATCTGCACAACTTGCAACGTCTTTCCGAGCGCATCTACGTTGGCGCGGAACCCCATGAAGACGTGGCGTTTGCCGAACTCGCGGAGTTAGGCGTTCTCACGGTGGTGAGCGTTGACGGGGCTAAGCCGCAAGCGGCTGCGGCGCGACATCATGGATTGCGTTATGTGCATATCCCCATTGGATATGATGGCGTCTCAGAGGAAGCAGGCAAGTCGCTTGCTCAACTTGTGCGCTCTGTCGAAGGTCCCATCTATATCCATTGCCACCATGGAAAACATCGCGGACCGGCGGCGGCAGCGGTTGCGTGCATTGCCGAAGGAACGGTCGATCACAAGGAAGCAATCGAAATCCTCAAACGATCGGGCACCAGCAGCGACTATGCCGGTTTGTGGAGGGATGTCGAAGCATATCAACCCCCGGCTGAAGACGCGACTTTGCCCGCTCTTGTGGAGGTCGCCGAGGTAGATTCACTAACCGCGGCCATGGCTCAAGTCGATCGTGCGTCGGATCATCTTAAACTCTGCCAGGCAGCCGATTGGCAACCGATGGCAGAGCATCCTGACATATCCGCCCGTCAGGAGGCTTTGCTGCTGCGTGAAGGACTATTTGAAGCGGCTAGGCAACTCACAGCTGAGCAGAGGTCTGATACACGCTTGGCGAGTTGGTTTGGCTCAGCACTGAGGTCCGCCAAAGAACTAGAACATGCTCTTGAAGCGAAGAATTCTGATCTAGCTGCCCAAAAAATGGAACTACTTCACAAGAGTTGCCAACAGTGTCACTCGGCGTATCGGGATTAG
- a CDS encoding ATP-grasp domain-containing protein translates to MRIAILGNAGSWYTNDLTRAAGERHEIVPVDYQKLASTVGGDTTVHTAEQTLNECDALLVRSMPPGSLEQIIFRMDALANLAQAGVTVINPPRAIEVAVDKYLATTRLAAAGMLVPRTITCQTVEQALRAFDSLGGDVVLKPLFGSEGRGIVRLSDETIAIRTFKALAAVDSVFYLQEFLEHEGCDLRLLVLGDDVLGIRRCNELDWRTNISRGATGQPLEVTNDLAELAQRAAAAIGAPLAGVDLLPTRDGRLYAIEVNAVPGWRALAEVTGVDVAARVLGYLEAHPGS, encoded by the coding sequence ATGCGAATCGCGATTCTCGGCAATGCTGGTAGTTGGTACACCAATGACCTAACACGTGCTGCCGGGGAAAGGCACGAAATTGTCCCGGTTGACTACCAGAAGCTTGCCTCCACGGTGGGTGGCGATACCACAGTCCACACCGCCGAGCAGACTCTCAACGAATGCGACGCCTTGCTAGTCCGCTCCATGCCGCCGGGGTCGCTGGAGCAAATCATCTTTCGCATGGACGCGCTGGCCAACCTGGCGCAGGCTGGCGTCACAGTGATCAACCCGCCTCGCGCCATTGAAGTGGCCGTGGACAAGTATCTCGCGACGACGCGCTTGGCTGCGGCTGGAATGTTGGTTCCTCGCACGATCACATGCCAAACAGTCGAGCAAGCTTTGAGAGCCTTTGATTCCCTGGGAGGCGACGTGGTGCTCAAGCCACTCTTCGGTTCCGAAGGGCGTGGGATTGTGCGGCTCAGCGATGAGACTATCGCAATACGCACTTTCAAGGCTCTCGCAGCGGTCGATTCCGTGTTTTATCTACAAGAGTTTCTCGAACACGAAGGTTGCGACTTGCGTTTGTTGGTTTTGGGTGACGATGTTTTGGGGATACGCCGCTGCAACGAGCTGGATTGGCGGACCAACATCAGTCGCGGGGCGACTGGCCAGCCGCTTGAGGTTACCAACGATCTAGCCGAACTAGCCCAGCGAGCAGCGGCGGCGATTGGGGCCCCGTTGGCTGGCGTCGATTTGCTGCCGACCCGTGATGGGCGTCTCTATGCGATTGAGGTGAACGCGGTGCCCGGCTGGCGGGCTCTGGCGGAGGTGACAGGTGTTGACGTGGCGGCACGAGTTCTGGGTTACCTGGAAGCACATCCCGGAAGCTGA
- the mch gene encoding methenyltetrahydromethanopterin cyclohydrolase translates to MSDLSEIQLNDRAGVLCQEIPPRAETLQIAVKTLDSGTTLIDMGIEVPGSKEAAIYLARVCLADLGEVTLDMPKDKAWPTVGVSTQKPVAACLASQYAGWEIKGDKFFAMGSGPMRAAAGREALFDEIGYREDASEAVGVLETAKFPPERVCLEIAEKCDVVPEQLTLLVAPTSSICGTLQIVARSVETALHKLHELKFDLSRIETGSGTAPLPPLVKDDFAAIGRTNDAILYGGQVTLEVHGDDESLAEIGPRAPSSASPDYGRPFAEVLAEYGNDFYKVDPLLFSPAVIEFVNLDTGSCFRFGEVNEEVLERSFSGM, encoded by the coding sequence ATGTCTGACCTCTCCGAAATCCAACTCAATGATCGCGCCGGCGTACTCTGCCAAGAAATCCCCCCCCGAGCAGAAACACTCCAAATTGCAGTAAAAACACTCGACAGCGGCACGACACTCATCGACATGGGGATCGAAGTCCCCGGAAGCAAAGAGGCGGCAATTTACCTTGCTCGTGTTTGCCTGGCGGACTTGGGAGAGGTCACTCTCGACATGCCAAAAGATAAAGCCTGGCCGACTGTGGGAGTTTCAACTCAAAAGCCCGTCGCTGCTTGCCTGGCATCGCAATACGCGGGTTGGGAGATCAAAGGCGATAAGTTTTTCGCCATGGGGTCGGGACCGATGCGGGCTGCGGCGGGGCGGGAGGCGTTGTTTGATGAGATTGGGTACAGGGAAGATGCAAGCGAGGCCGTGGGTGTGCTGGAGACGGCGAAATTTCCGCCAGAGCGAGTGTGCCTTGAAATTGCCGAAAAGTGTGACGTAGTGCCGGAACAATTGACACTGCTCGTGGCGCCTACGAGTTCGATTTGTGGAACTTTACAGATCGTTGCCCGTAGTGTCGAGACGGCATTGCACAAGCTGCATGAATTGAAGTTTGACCTCTCGCGCATTGAAACGGGTAGTGGGACGGCTCCACTTCCTCCCTTGGTCAAGGACGACTTTGCCGCGATTGGACGCACGAACGATGCAATTCTCTACGGGGGACAGGTCACTCTGGAAGTGCACGGTGACGACGAATCACTCGCAGAGATCGGTCCGCGTGCTCCTAGTTCCGCCTCGCCCGACTATGGCCGTCCGTTTGCTGAAGTTCTCGCTGAGTATGGCAACGATTTCTACAAGGTCGATCCGCTCCTGTTCAGCCCGGCGGTGATTGAGTTTGTGAATCTTGATACGGGCAGCTGCTTTCGGTTTGGTGAAGTGAACGAAGAAGTACTGGAACGATCGTTCAGCGGTATGTAG